A single Marinitoga aeolica DNA region contains:
- a CDS encoding AAA-like domain-containing protein, with translation MRRFCTSGPVDRKTCYYVERPELMKEAIDHIENWRYFTVSAPRQSGKTTFLNDIVEKIKDKYLPIFISFESFGNIKIEEKFIKQFTKKIKNFFDFNMKIEFEPKKIAAISDLDEYIMDINEKFGKEVILMIDEFEILEEKLMNEFLHVIRDIYHSRQGYKLRSVILISVGYLSGVLEDNASPFNIAEHMEVPYFTKEQVYDLLNQHEKETGQVFEEKVKGLIWHNAGGQPGLTNALAYDLVAKKAKGEKIITEKHFEKTLYDFMHQYIDKNISNIISKAEKEKELIMKILFEPESVEFNIYDERINYLYLNGVIDNCEGKCCVRVPLYYKALYDRFKPQINGEKDKMKPFGETVKNYINNGVLDLNKLMKRYTTYVKQRGAIMFKGRNYYEGVYQYNLDQFLSLYVEAAEGKVYPETQVGGGRIDLLINLNNREYLIEVKANIDSDEYEKAKKQLFEYVTRRGLKEGWLIIYSNTIEDFKYLMEEKDGVKIHVWFIKTNFENPSEVK, from the coding sequence ATGAGACGATTCTGTACAAGTGGACCTGTTGATAGAAAAACATGTTACTATGTAGAAAGACCAGAATTGATGAAAGAAGCAATTGATCATATAGAAAATTGGAGATATTTCACAGTATCAGCACCAAGACAGAGCGGAAAAACAACATTCTTGAATGATATAGTTGAGAAAATAAAAGACAAATATTTGCCGATATTTATATCTTTTGAAAGTTTTGGGAATATAAAAATTGAAGAAAAGTTTATAAAACAATTCACTAAAAAGATTAAAAATTTCTTTGATTTTAATATGAAGATAGAATTTGAACCAAAAAAGATAGCAGCAATAAGCGATCTGGATGAATATATAATGGATATAAATGAAAAATTTGGAAAAGAAGTAATATTAATGATAGATGAATTTGAAATATTAGAAGAAAAATTAATGAATGAATTTTTGCATGTAATAAGAGATATATATCATTCAAGGCAAGGTTATAAACTAAGAAGCGTAATATTAATAAGTGTAGGATATTTAAGTGGAGTATTGGAAGACAATGCAAGTCCGTTTAACATAGCAGAACATATGGAAGTTCCATATTTTACAAAAGAACAGGTATATGACTTATTAAACCAACATGAAAAAGAAACAGGGCAGGTGTTTGAAGAAAAAGTAAAAGGACTAATATGGCATAATGCGGGAGGGCAGCCGGGATTAACCAATGCACTGGCATATGATTTAGTGGCAAAAAAGGCAAAAGGAGAAAAGATAATAACAGAAAAACATTTTGAAAAAACATTATATGATTTTATGCATCAATATATAGATAAAAATATATCAAATATAATATCAAAAGCAGAAAAAGAAAAAGAATTAATAATGAAAATATTATTTGAACCAGAAAGTGTTGAATTTAATATATATGATGAAAGGATAAACTACTTATATTTAAATGGAGTAATAGATAATTGTGAAGGGAAATGTTGTGTAAGAGTACCATTATACTACAAAGCATTATATGATAGATTTAAGCCACAAATAAATGGTGAAAAAGATAAAATGAAACCATTTGGAGAAACAGTCAAGAATTACATAAATAACGGTGTATTAGACCTAAATAAATTGATGAAAAGATATACAACATATGTAAAACAAAGAGGAGCAATAATGTTTAAAGGAAGGAATTATTATGAAGGTGTATATCAATATAATCTTGATCAATTTTTAAGTTTATATGTAGAAGCAGCAGAAGGAAAAGTATATCCTGAAACACAAGTAGGTGGAGGAAGAATAGATTTATTAATAAATTTAAATAATAGAGAATATTTAATAGAAGTAAAAGCAAATATAGATAGTGATGAATATGAAAAAGCGAAAAAACAATTATTTGAATACGTAACAAGAAGAGGATTAAAAGAAGGATGGTTGATAATATACTCAAACACAATAGAAGATTTTAAATATTTAATGGAAGAAAAAGATGGAGTAAAAATTCATGTGTGGTTTATTAAAACAAATTTTGAAAATCCATCTGAAGTGAAATAG
- a CDS encoding AAA family ATPase: protein MNLKRLPIGRSDFKSIIEDNMYYIDKSMLIKEIIESGDVILITRPRRFGKTLNMSMMKYFFRNDQDNKHLFEGLKIWKKKEIIEKYLNKYPVIYLTFKDAKQEDFLTMYSKIKMIIRDVYDEFNYLLNKNILSEIEKKDYMRVLGLEEIKGNTIEEKRSNEKTMFEESIKKLSEYLYRYYKQKVILLIDEYDTPIQQSYLNGYYNEFINFMGNILGNALKDNEYLEKGVLTGITRVAKESIFTGVNNLDVSTILGKLFNDKFGLTWEEVEETLRYYGLEYEKEKVIEWYNGYNFGGKEIYNPYSIINLARNKGEIKYYWINSSGNALIKQLIRQSTAEVKTKIEELIEGKEIESSIDENLVYGDLDKSTEESIWTLFLFTGYLTWTKHTGEEGEPRYSLKITNKETLQFFKKTVVDIIKETKIELESIIQNIIIGKYKEFGIKFKKIVKETLSYYDISGEEPERFYHGLILGMVVGLSKKYIVKSNRETGYGRADLILIPKEKTEPGIIFEFKKYSIDFDKDLKDSAEKGIKQIEEKGYEEEIKSYGIEKIIKVAIAFDKKNVEIIVK from the coding sequence ATGAATTTAAAAAGACTACCAATAGGACGAAGTGATTTTAAAAGTATAATAGAAGATAACATGTATTATATAGATAAAAGTATGCTGATAAAAGAAATAATAGAAAGTGGAGATGTAATATTAATAACCAGGCCAAGAAGGTTTGGAAAAACATTAAATATGAGCATGATGAAATATTTTTTTAGAAATGACCAGGATAATAAACATTTATTTGAAGGACTAAAGATATGGAAAAAAAAAGAGATAATAGAAAAATATTTAAATAAATATCCTGTTATATATTTAACCTTTAAAGATGCTAAACAAGAAGATTTTCTAACAATGTATTCCAAAATAAAAATGATTATAAGAGATGTCTATGATGAATTTAATTATTTGCTAAATAAAAATATATTAAGTGAAATAGAGAAAAAAGATTATATGAGAGTATTAGGATTAGAGGAAATTAAAGGAAATACTATAGAAGAAAAACGGTCAAACGAAAAAACAATGTTTGAAGAAAGCATAAAAAAATTAAGTGAATATCTCTACCGATATTACAAACAAAAAGTAATATTATTAATAGACGAATACGACACGCCAATACAACAATCATATTTAAATGGATACTATAATGAATTTATAAATTTCATGGGAAATATATTAGGAAATGCGTTAAAAGACAATGAGTATTTAGAAAAAGGAGTATTAACAGGAATAACAAGAGTAGCAAAAGAAAGTATATTCACAGGAGTAAATAATCTTGATGTATCAACAATATTAGGAAAACTATTCAATGACAAATTTGGATTAACATGGGAAGAAGTAGAAGAAACATTAAGATATTATGGATTAGAATATGAAAAAGAAAAAGTAATAGAATGGTATAATGGATATAATTTTGGTGGAAAAGAAATATACAATCCATATTCAATAATAAATCTGGCAAGAAATAAAGGTGAAATAAAATACTATTGGATAAATAGCAGTGGAAATGCATTAATAAAACAATTAATAAGACAGAGTACAGCAGAAGTAAAAACAAAAATAGAAGAATTAATAGAAGGAAAAGAAATAGAAAGTAGTATAGATGAAAATTTAGTATATGGAGACCTAGATAAAAGCACAGAAGAAAGCATATGGACATTATTTCTATTTACAGGATACTTAACCTGGACAAAACATACAGGCGAAGAAGGAGAACCGAGATATAGTCTTAAAATAACAAACAAAGAAACATTACAATTCTTCAAAAAAACAGTGGTGGATATAATAAAAGAAACAAAGATAGAACTTGAAAGTATAATACAGAATATAATAATAGGGAAATACAAAGAATTTGGGATAAAATTCAAAAAAATAGTAAAAGAAACATTGAGTTATTATGATATAAGTGGAGAAGAACCAGAAAGATTTTATCATGGATTAATACTGGGAATGGTAGTAGGATTAAGTAAAAAATACATAGTAAAAAGCAACAGAGAAACAGGATATGGAAGAGCGGATTTAATATTAATCCCCAAAGAAAAAACAGAACCAGGAATAATATTTGAATTCAAAAAATATAGTATAGATTTTGATAAAGATTTAAAAGACAGTGCAGAAAAGGGAATAAAACAAATAGAAGAAAAAGGATATGAAGAAGAAATAAAGAGTTATGGAATAGAGAAAATAATAAAAGTTGCAATTGCTTTTGATAAGAAGAATGTGGAAATTATAGTAAAATAA
- a CDS encoding AAA family ATPase produces MKKLPIGESDFKSIIEDNMYYIDKSLLIKEILSGGRVILITRPRRFGKTLNMSMMKYFFRNDQDNKHLFEGLKIWNEKEIIEKYLNKYPVIYITFKDLKQNNYEDMIKSVKYTITNLYRKHKESVDVLEEFEKEDYIEIAKGIADNVKYENSLKNLSEYLYRYYKQKVILLIDEYDTPIQQSYLNGYYNEFINFMGNILGNALKDNEYLEKGVLTGITRVAKESIFTGVNNLDVSTILGKLFNDKFGLTWEEVEETLRYYGLEYEKEKVIEWYNGYNFGGLEIYNPYSIINLARNKGEIKYYWINSSGNSLIKQLIRQSTAEVKTKIEELIEGKEIESSIDENLVYGDLDKSTEESIWTLFLFTGYLTWTKHTGEEGEPRYSLKITNKETLQFFKKTVVDIIKETKIELESIIQNIIIGKYKEFGIKFKKIVKETLSYYDISGEEPERFYHGLILGMVVGLSKKYIVKSNRETGYGRADLILIPKEKTEPGIIFEFKKYSIDFDKDLKDSAEKGIKQIEEKGYEEEIKSYGIEKIIKVAIAFDKKNVEIIVK; encoded by the coding sequence ATGAAAAAATTACCGATAGGAGAAAGTGATTTTAAAAGTATAATAGAAGATAATATGTATTATATAGATAAGAGTTTATTAATAAAAGAAATTTTATCTGGTGGAAGAGTAATATTAATAACCAGGCCAAGAAGGTTTGGAAAAACATTAAATATGAGCATGATGAAATATTTTTTTAGAAATGACCAGGATAATAAACATTTATTTGAAGGACTAAAAATCTGGAATGAAAAAGAGATAATAGAAAAGTATTTAAATAAATATCCTGTTATATATATAACGTTTAAAGATTTAAAACAAAATAATTATGAAGATATGATAAAATCAGTAAAATATACAATAACGAATTTATATAGAAAGCACAAAGAATCAGTAGATGTATTGGAAGAATTTGAAAAAGAAGATTATATAGAAATAGCAAAAGGTATTGCAGATAATGTAAAATATGAAAATAGCCTAAAAAATCTAAGTGAATATCTCTACCGATATTACAAACAAAAAGTAATATTATTAATAGACGAATATGACACACCAATACAACAATCATATTTAAATGGATACTATAATGAATTCATAAATTTCATGGGAAATATATTAGGAAATGCATTAAAAGACAATGAGTATTTAGAAAAAGGAGTATTAACAGGAATAACAAGAGTAGCAAAAGAAAGTATATTCACAGGAGTAAATAATCTTGATGTATCAACAATATTAGGAAAACTATTCAATGATAAATTTGGATTAACATGGGAAGAAGTAGAAGAAACATTAAGATATTATGGATTAGAATATGAAAAAGAAAAAGTAATAGAATGGTATAATGGATATAATTTTGGAGGATTAGAAATATACAATCCATATTCAATAATAAATCTGGCAAGAAATAAAGGTGAAATAAAATACTATTGGATAAATAGCAGTGGAAATTCATTAATAAAACAATTAATAAGACAAAGTACAGCAGAAGTAAAAACAAAAATAGAAGAATTAATAGAAGGAAAAGAAATAGAAAGCAGTATAGATGAAAATTTAGTATATGGAGACCTAGATAAAAGCACAGAAGAAAGCATATGGACATTATTTCTATTTACAGGATACTTAACCTGGACAAAACATACAGGCGAAGAAGGAGAACCGAGATATAGTCTTAAAATAACAAACAAAGAAACATTACAATTCTTCAAAAAAACAGTGGTGGATATAATAAAAGAAACAAAGATAGAACTTGAAAGTATAATACAGAATATAATAATAGGGAAATACAAAGAATTTGGGATAAAATTCAAAAAAATAGTAAAAGAAACATTGAGTTATTATGATATAAGTGGAGAAGAACCAGAAAGATTTTATCATGGATTAATACTGGGAATGGTAGTAGGATTAAGTAAAAAATACATAGTAAAAAGCAACAGAGAAACAGGATATGGAAGAGCGGATTTAATATTAATCCCCAAAGAAAAAACAGAACCAGGAATAATATTTGAATTCAAAAAATATAGTATAGATTTTGATAAAGATTTAAAAGACAGTGCAGAAAAGGGAATAAAACAAATAGAAGAAAAAGGATATGAAGAAGAAATAAAGAGTTATGGAATAGAGAAAATAATAAAAGTTGCAATTGCTTTTGATAAGAAGAATGTGGAAATTATAGTAAAATAA
- a CDS encoding ATP-binding protein yields the protein MKKLPIGIQDYKEIIEGNYIYIDKTKYIFDLIDKGKYYFLSRPRRFGKSLTISTLYYIFKGEKELFKDTYIYDKWEFKEYPIIRLNILLAATDNEERFKKSLTKLIKQEGQRNNVEIIEEDYKFAFDELIIKLSKKGKVVILVDEYEKPILDNINNKEKAERYREILRDFYVTIKSRDEYIKFVFLTGITKFTKTGVFSALNNLNDISLDNDYSQMLGYTQEELEYYFAEYIKETAEKLEITEKELLQEMKKYYNGFSFDGEHFVYNPFSILKFFQKKKFQNYWFESGSPSFIYEYVKGRKIEYEDLVKYTVNSLDFTTREIEDANANIFFAQAGYLTFKGKEKYGLEEEYILDYPNLEVKNSFSKLILEANYNLENDKIKELNKTIWKLLSKNKIEELIEEIKRIISAIPYNLHQKRESYYHSLIYTILASAGLNVTAEELTNLGRSDLVLEHNDKIYLFEIKLDKSAKEAIEQIKEKKYHEKYKIKNNEIYIIGININSEKRNIEDYIIEKI from the coding sequence ATGAAAAAATTACCAATAGGAATACAGGATTATAAGGAGATTATAGAGGGGAATTATATATATATAGATAAAACAAAATATATATTTGATTTAATAGATAAAGGAAAATATTATTTTCTATCTCGACCAAGAAGATTTGGAAAAAGTTTAACAATATCGACATTATATTACATATTCAAAGGCGAAAAAGAATTATTTAAAGATACATACATATATGATAAATGGGAATTCAAAGAATATCCAATAATAAGATTAAACATTTTATTAGCAGCAACAGATAATGAAGAGAGATTTAAAAAGAGTTTGACAAAATTAATAAAGCAAGAAGGTCAAAGGAATAATGTAGAAATAATAGAAGAAGATTATAAATTTGCATTTGATGAATTAATAATAAAACTTTCCAAAAAAGGAAAAGTAGTAATATTAGTAGATGAATATGAAAAACCGATATTAGATAATATAAATAATAAAGAAAAAGCAGAAAGATATAGAGAAATACTAAGAGATTTCTATGTAACAATTAAATCAAGAGATGAATATATAAAATTCGTTTTTCTAACTGGAATAACAAAATTTACAAAAACAGGTGTATTTTCAGCATTAAACAATTTAAATGATATATCATTAGACAATGACTATTCACAGATGTTAGGATACACCCAAGAAGAATTGGAATATTATTTTGCTGAGTACATAAAAGAAACAGCAGAAAAATTAGAAATAACAGAAAAAGAATTATTGCAAGAAATGAAAAAATATTATAATGGATTCTCATTTGATGGGGAACATTTCGTATATAACCCATTTTCAATATTAAAATTCTTCCAAAAAAAGAAATTTCAAAACTATTGGTTTGAAAGTGGTTCGCCATCATTTATATATGAGTATGTAAAAGGAAGAAAAATAGAATATGAGGATTTAGTAAAATACACAGTAAATTCATTAGATTTTACAACAAGAGAAATAGAAGATGCAAATGCAAACATATTCTTTGCACAAGCAGGATATTTAACCTTTAAAGGAAAAGAAAAATATGGTCTTGAAGAAGAGTATATATTAGACTATCCAAATTTAGAAGTAAAAAATAGTTTTTCAAAATTAATATTAGAAGCAAATTATAATTTAGAAAATGATAAAATAAAAGAATTAAATAAAACAATATGGAAATTATTATCAAAAAATAAAATAGAGGAATTAATAGAAGAAATAAAAAGAATAATAAGTGCGATACCGTATAACTTACATCAAAAAAGAGAAAGTTATTATCACTCATTAATATATACAATATTAGCATCAGCAGGATTAAACGTAACAGCAGAAGAATTAACGAATCTTGGAAGAAGTGACTTAGTATTAGAACACAATGACAAAATATATCTCTTTGAAATAAAATTAGATAAAAGTGCAAAAGAAGCGATAGAACAAATAAAAGAAAAGAAATATCATGAAAAATACAAAATTAAAAATAATGAAATATACATAATAGGAATAAATATAAACTCAGAAAAAAGAAACATTGAGGATTATATAATAGAAAAAATATAA
- a CDS encoding DUF1659 domain-containing protein, with protein sequence MATKVNLGDKVRISFDYGLDGNGKQIVKRKSFSIISGATDDQVYTAANNFASLCEKSLIEIEKIENYELQA encoded by the coding sequence ATGGCAACTAAAGTTAATTTGGGTGACAAAGTAAGAATTTCTTTTGACTATGGTTTAGATGGGAATGGAAAACAAATTGTAAAAAGAAAATCATTCAGCATTATATCTGGTGCAACTGATGATCAAGTATACACTGCAGCAAATAACTTTGCTTCATTATGTGAAAAATCATTAATCGAAATTGAAAAAATTGAAAACTACGAACTCCAAGCCTAA